A part of Cydia strobilella chromosome 15, ilCydStro3.1, whole genome shotgun sequence genomic DNA contains:
- the LOC134747847 gene encoding uncharacterized protein LOC134747847 isoform X1 gives MFKNHLEMIGRNETASKKARFWQSFVRSLKGSEDIRAEERYRPTRRSVFPELTYPYTKSIYDDPVAAAERINVPGYRYLPVHRDVYGYSPRAIYAHNYPRSLDRYRPVYHVPRRIRRGVDPFDAHKAWQDHLDRLAAIDRLYPSRYGLYLKDRAYPITDLSAPLVDHLSPRSLKGIEYEPDNKPHWGSGASPERISDAFKRDPFFAEAEKWTDFDRSLRGMSPTPVKPRISPPRDCEVAYDADGAPLYTAGGMRRRPWADIFNPSPSLPIQAITRDPFWYDWPELKPLARWDRSPSYIRDSYLSPVKRTFLWDKHPVRPLDLMVADALTVGDLSSTMPFMHSL, from the exons atgtttaaaaatcatTTAGAAATGATTGGCAGAAATGAGACGGCATCGAAGAAAGCCAGATTTTGGCAATCCTTCGTCCGATCTCTTAAAG GATCGGAAGACATCAGAGCTGAGGAGAGGTACAGGCCCACACGCCGCAGCGTGTTCCCCGAGCTGACCTACCCGTACACCAAGTCCATATACGACGACCCCGTCGCTGCCGCCGAGCGCATCAACGTGCCTGGCTACCGCTACCTGCCGGTCCATCGCGACGTGTATGGCTACTCTCCTCGCGCCATCTACGCGCACAACTACCCCCGCTCCCTCGACCGATACAGGCCAG TGTACCATGTGCCGAGGCGCATCCGACGAGGCGTCGATCCCTTCGACGCGCACAAGGCGTGGCAGGACCATCTTGACCGGCTGGCCGCCATCGACCGCCTGTACCCCTCCCGCTACGGTCTCTACCTCAAGGACCGGGCATACCCCATCACCGACCTGAGCGCCCCCCTCGTCGACCACCTGTCGCCCAGGAGCCTGAAAGGAATTGAATATGAACCCGACAACAAGCCTCACTGGGGATCAG GAGCGAGCCCGGAGCGGATATCGGACGCGTTCAAAAGGGATCCCTTTTTCGCTGAAGCCGAAAAATGGACGGATTTTGATCGCTCGCTCCGAGGGATGTCACCCACACCCGTGAAGCCAAGGATCAGCCCCCCGAGGGACTGCGAAGTCGCTTACGACGCCGACG GTGCCCCGCTGTACACCGCCGGTGGAATGCGCCGCCGGCCGTGGGCGGACATTTTCAACCCGAGCCCCTCCCTGCCGATCCAGGCGATCACGAGGGACCCCTTCTGGTACGACTGGCCGGAGCTGAAGCCCCTCGCGCGGTGGGACCGCAGCCCTTCCTACATCCGGGACTCGTATCTGTCGCCAGTGAAACGCACCTTCCTCTGGGACAAACACCCCGTCAGGCCGCTAG ATTTAATGGTCGCTGACGCACTCACCGTGGGTGACCTAAGCAGCACTATGCCCTTCATGCATAGTCTATAA
- the LOC134747847 gene encoding uncharacterized protein LOC134747847 isoform X2, translating to MFKNHLEMIGRNETASKKARFWQSFVRSLKGSEDIRAEERYRPTRRSVFPELTYPYTKSIYDDPVAAAERINVPGYRYLPVHRDVYGYSPRAIYAHNYPRSLDRYRPVYHVPRRIRRGVDPFDAHKAWQDHLDRLAAIDRLYPSRYGLYLKDRAYPITDLSAPLVDHLSPRSLKGIEYEPDNKPHWGSGASPERISDAFKRDPFFAEAEKWTDFDRSLRGMSPTPVKPRISPPRDCEVAYDADGAPLYTAGGMRRRPWADIFNPSPSLPIQAITRDPFWYDWPELKPLARWDRSPSYIRDSYLSPVKRTFLWDKHPVRPLAAAY from the exons atgtttaaaaatcatTTAGAAATGATTGGCAGAAATGAGACGGCATCGAAGAAAGCCAGATTTTGGCAATCCTTCGTCCGATCTCTTAAAG GATCGGAAGACATCAGAGCTGAGGAGAGGTACAGGCCCACACGCCGCAGCGTGTTCCCCGAGCTGACCTACCCGTACACCAAGTCCATATACGACGACCCCGTCGCTGCCGCCGAGCGCATCAACGTGCCTGGCTACCGCTACCTGCCGGTCCATCGCGACGTGTATGGCTACTCTCCTCGCGCCATCTACGCGCACAACTACCCCCGCTCCCTCGACCGATACAGGCCAG TGTACCATGTGCCGAGGCGCATCCGACGAGGCGTCGATCCCTTCGACGCGCACAAGGCGTGGCAGGACCATCTTGACCGGCTGGCCGCCATCGACCGCCTGTACCCCTCCCGCTACGGTCTCTACCTCAAGGACCGGGCATACCCCATCACCGACCTGAGCGCCCCCCTCGTCGACCACCTGTCGCCCAGGAGCCTGAAAGGAATTGAATATGAACCCGACAACAAGCCTCACTGGGGATCAG GAGCGAGCCCGGAGCGGATATCGGACGCGTTCAAAAGGGATCCCTTTTTCGCTGAAGCCGAAAAATGGACGGATTTTGATCGCTCGCTCCGAGGGATGTCACCCACACCCGTGAAGCCAAGGATCAGCCCCCCGAGGGACTGCGAAGTCGCTTACGACGCCGACG GTGCCCCGCTGTACACCGCCGGTGGAATGCGCCGCCGGCCGTGGGCGGACATTTTCAACCCGAGCCCCTCCCTGCCGATCCAGGCGATCACGAGGGACCCCTTCTGGTACGACTGGCCGGAGCTGAAGCCCCTCGCGCGGTGGGACCGCAGCCCTTCCTACATCCGGGACTCGTATCTGTCGCCAGTGAAACGCACCTTCCTCTGGGACAAACACCCCGTCAGGCCGCTAG ctgCTGCTTACTAA
- the LOC134747847 gene encoding uncharacterized protein LOC134747847 isoform X3, with amino-acid sequence MFKNHLEMIGRNETASKKARFWQSFVRSLKGSEDIRAEERYRPTRRSVFPELTYPYTKSIYDDPVAAAERINVPGYRYLPVHRDVYGYSPRAIYAHNYPRSLDRYRPVYHVPRRIRRGVDPFDAHKAWQDHLDRLAAIDRLYPSRYGLYLKDRAYPITDLSAPLVDHLSPRSLKGIEYEPDNKPHWGSGAPLYTAGGMRRRPWADIFNPSPSLPIQAITRDPFWYDWPELKPLARWDRSPSYIRDSYLSPVKRTFLWDKHPVRPLDLMVADALTVGDLSSTMPFMHSL; translated from the exons atgtttaaaaatcatTTAGAAATGATTGGCAGAAATGAGACGGCATCGAAGAAAGCCAGATTTTGGCAATCCTTCGTCCGATCTCTTAAAG GATCGGAAGACATCAGAGCTGAGGAGAGGTACAGGCCCACACGCCGCAGCGTGTTCCCCGAGCTGACCTACCCGTACACCAAGTCCATATACGACGACCCCGTCGCTGCCGCCGAGCGCATCAACGTGCCTGGCTACCGCTACCTGCCGGTCCATCGCGACGTGTATGGCTACTCTCCTCGCGCCATCTACGCGCACAACTACCCCCGCTCCCTCGACCGATACAGGCCAG TGTACCATGTGCCGAGGCGCATCCGACGAGGCGTCGATCCCTTCGACGCGCACAAGGCGTGGCAGGACCATCTTGACCGGCTGGCCGCCATCGACCGCCTGTACCCCTCCCGCTACGGTCTCTACCTCAAGGACCGGGCATACCCCATCACCGACCTGAGCGCCCCCCTCGTCGACCACCTGTCGCCCAGGAGCCTGAAAGGAATTGAATATGAACCCGACAACAAGCCTCACTGGGGATCAG GTGCCCCGCTGTACACCGCCGGTGGAATGCGCCGCCGGCCGTGGGCGGACATTTTCAACCCGAGCCCCTCCCTGCCGATCCAGGCGATCACGAGGGACCCCTTCTGGTACGACTGGCCGGAGCTGAAGCCCCTCGCGCGGTGGGACCGCAGCCCTTCCTACATCCGGGACTCGTATCTGTCGCCAGTGAAACGCACCTTCCTCTGGGACAAACACCCCGTCAGGCCGCTAG ATTTAATGGTCGCTGACGCACTCACCGTGGGTGACCTAAGCAGCACTATGCCCTTCATGCATAGTCTATAA
- the LOC134747847 gene encoding uncharacterized protein LOC134747847 isoform X4: MFKNHLEMIGRNETASKKARFWQSFVRSLKGSEDIRAEERYRPTRRSVFPELTYPYTKSIYDDPVAAAERINVPGYRYLPVHRDVYGYSPRAIYAHNYPRSLDRYRPVYHVPRRIRRGVDPFDAHKAWQDHLDRLAAIDRLYPSRYGLYLKDRAYPITDLSAPLVDHLSPRSLKGIEYEPDNKPHWGSAAAY, translated from the exons atgtttaaaaatcatTTAGAAATGATTGGCAGAAATGAGACGGCATCGAAGAAAGCCAGATTTTGGCAATCCTTCGTCCGATCTCTTAAAG GATCGGAAGACATCAGAGCTGAGGAGAGGTACAGGCCCACACGCCGCAGCGTGTTCCCCGAGCTGACCTACCCGTACACCAAGTCCATATACGACGACCCCGTCGCTGCCGCCGAGCGCATCAACGTGCCTGGCTACCGCTACCTGCCGGTCCATCGCGACGTGTATGGCTACTCTCCTCGCGCCATCTACGCGCACAACTACCCCCGCTCCCTCGACCGATACAGGCCAG TGTACCATGTGCCGAGGCGCATCCGACGAGGCGTCGATCCCTTCGACGCGCACAAGGCGTGGCAGGACCATCTTGACCGGCTGGCCGCCATCGACCGCCTGTACCCCTCCCGCTACGGTCTCTACCTCAAGGACCGGGCATACCCCATCACCGACCTGAGCGCCCCCCTCGTCGACCACCTGTCGCCCAGGAGCCTGAAAGGAATTGAATATGAACCCGACAACAAGCCTCACTGGGGATCAG ctgCTGCTTACTAA
- the LOC134747847 gene encoding uncharacterized protein LOC134747847 isoform X5: MFKNHLEMIGRNETASKKARFWQSFVRSLKGSEDIRAEERYRPTRRSVFPELTYPYTKSIYDDPVAAAERINVPGYRYLPVHRDVYGYSPRAIYAHNYPRSLDRYRPA; encoded by the exons atgtttaaaaatcatTTAGAAATGATTGGCAGAAATGAGACGGCATCGAAGAAAGCCAGATTTTGGCAATCCTTCGTCCGATCTCTTAAAG GATCGGAAGACATCAGAGCTGAGGAGAGGTACAGGCCCACACGCCGCAGCGTGTTCCCCGAGCTGACCTACCCGTACACCAAGTCCATATACGACGACCCCGTCGCTGCCGCCGAGCGCATCAACGTGCCTGGCTACCGCTACCTGCCGGTCCATCGCGACGTGTATGGCTACTCTCCTCGCGCCATCTACGCGCACAACTACCCCCGCTCCCTCGACCGATACAGGCCAG CATAA